The genomic interval ACTCTGTTTCCTTTGCAACATTATAATAAGTATATCCAAAGACTCTTTTTTCGTGGATTAACTGATTATTATCACAATTTAAAATTCCACCATCTCTAAATTGCCCCCTTATTTCAATTGGAGAATTTATTTTTATATCTCCTTTTAAATAAACCTTTGAATCTTTTCCTAAAATGTCAAGTCCAACTCCAGATTTATTTTGTAAATCAAGATTATTTAAGGTTACTACTCCATTTTCAACCTTTAATCCATTACCCTTTTCTTGATTATTTACTATTTTACAATCATTAATATGAATATTATTTCCCTCTAAAATGTTTACTGCTCTATTAAAGTTAGACTCTATGAAAACATTTTCTAAAGTTATGTCATCTCCTGATATAGTAATAAGGTTATTCTTATTATTTAAAGTTTCATCATCATCCTTACATACTATATTTAAATTTTTTAGCACAATTCCATCTCCCTGTAGTGTAAAAAAATCTCTATTAAGATTTTCAGCTAATTTAGGAACATAGATACTATATCCTTGACCATCTATTACAACATTTGAACTCTTAATATCTACTCCACTAGAAATTAAATTGCTAAGGTCAATGTCCCTTGATAATTTTATCTCTTCTAAGTTCCCATCATTTATTATTTTTAAGAATTCTTCTGTATCCCCTACTGTTTTTTCTATTCTAAAAATATTATTATATCTTTTACTATGACTTATACTTTGATTTATAACTGAATTATCTTTGTTTTTCTCTATTAAATTTACTTCTTTGCCTAAAACTACGCTACTGGAGAGGTTATTTACTACTATAGCAGTTGCTATTATTTTTGCCACCTTTTTATGTGCCATACTAAACTCACCTCTTCTTATTATTTTTCTTATATTTCTATTATGAACTAATTATATCATTTTTTGTATAGGTTTTCAAAAAATAAATTATAGATTTTTTTGACATATCATAGATTTTTTTTAACTCTACTAAAATCTTATAATTTATTAATGTATATTATATGTTTTTAAAACCCTATACCTTTAAGGACGCCTTGCCAAATCATGGAAAACAAAGCATTATTCTTTCCTTAATTAAATAAAATAACTACTATAAGCTAAAATTTCTATATTAGTCTAAATTATATATTCTATTATAATTGAGAAAGTTAAAATTTAAATACAAAAAGGTTATAACATGTTTCATAAATTAAAATCCTTATTACAATTAATATAAGATAATAATTTAATAATAAATCATATTATAACCTAAGTTTAAAGTTAAGAATTTAAAATTTCTACCTAATTAGTAAATCAATTAATAAATAAAATAAATTTAAAATATCTATTTTTACGAATTAGTAATAAAGTTTAAAGAACTTTCCCAAATTCTTTAAGTACCTCTAACACCTTATTCTCCTCCATAGGTGAAAAATATTCAATATACTCACTGTGATTAAATCTTGTAAATAAGTCCTTTGACATATCCATCCACTCTTCTAATATATAAACCCATATTATTTCACTAGTTGGACAACTTAATATAAATGATTCCACTCCAAAAAAGCTATACTCTACAATATCATGAAGTTTTGTTAATTTAACATAATCTTCAACAACTTTAGTAGTTAATTTATATTCATATATATCCACATAGAAAAAGTCAAAGTTTTCTCTCTTAGCTTTAAACCCATCTCCTTTTACTATTCTTATCTTAGGATTTTCTCCAAAGTTTTCTAAGTATAAGTCAATTATTTCTTCACTCATTTCATAGACAACTATTTCTCTTACTTGATCCCTTTTTACTATTTCCTGAACAAAGTATCCTAATCCTAAGCCTAGAACCCCTACCTTACCCTTTGCTCTCTTTATACTTTCAAAAGCTCCTTGAATCTCCTGTGGTGAAATTCTCATCCAAAGCTTTTCTCCTTCATATAGTTCTATAGGACTTTCTTTTAATATCTGCTTATGCTCATATAAATAGCCATCAAATTCTTTTCCT from Clostridium perfringens carries:
- a CDS encoding pectate lyase-like adhesive domain-containing protein encodes the protein MAHKKVAKIIATAIVVNNLSSSVVLGKEVNLIEKNKDNSVINQSISHSKRYNNIFRIEKTVGDTEEFLKIINDGNLEEIKLSRDIDLSNLISSGVDIKSSNVVIDGQGYSIYVPKLAENLNRDFFTLQGDGIVLKNLNIVCKDDDETLNNKNNLITISGDDITLENVFIESNFNRAVNILEGNNIHINDCKIVNNQEKGNGLKVENGVVTLNNLDLQNKSGVGLDILGKDSKVYLKGDIKINSPIEIRGQFRDGGILNCDNNQLIHEKRVFGYTYYNVAKETELVRNKDEFLEAIDNNIVKNIKLMDNIDLRGHESEYYKVFEKEIKVDKNNYHITM